The Procambarus clarkii isolate CNS0578487 chromosome 39, FALCON_Pclarkii_2.0, whole genome shotgun sequence region GGTCACCTCCCTCCCGGTCACCTCTCACCTGGTCACCTCCCACCTGGTCACCTCCCACCTGGTCCCTCCCACCTGGTCACCTCCCACCCAGTCACCTCCCACCCGGTCATCTCCCACCTGGTCACCTCCCACCTGGTCATCTCCCACCTGGTCCCTCCCACCTGGTCCCTCCCACCTGGTCCCTCCCACCTGGTCACCTCCCACCCGGTCACCTCCCACCTGGTCACCTCCCACCTGGTCACCTCCCACCTGGTCCCTCCCACCTGGTCCCTCCGACCTGGTCACCTCCGACCTGGTCACCTCCGACCTGGTCACCTAACACCTGGTCACCTCCCACCTGGTCACCTCCCACTGGTCCCTCCCACCTGGTCACCTCCCACTCGGTCCCTCCCACCCGGTCACCTCCCATCTGGTCACCTCCCACCCGGTCACCTCCCACCTGGTCACCTCCCACCTGGTCACCTCCCACCTGGTCCCTCCCACCTGGTCATCTCCCTGGTCCCTCCCACCTGGTCACCTCCCACTCAGTCACCTCCCACCTGGTCACCTCCCTCCCGGTCACCTCTCACCTGGTCACCTCCCACCTGGTCACCTCCCACCTGGTCACCTCCCACCTGGTCACCTCCCACCTGGTCACCTCCCACCTGGTCACCTCCCACCTGGTCACCTCCCACCTGGTCCCTCCCACCTGGTCATCTCCCACCTGGTCCCTCCCACCTGGTCACCTCCCACCCGGTCACCTCCCACCTGGTCACCTCCCACCTGGTCCCTCCCACCCGGTCACCTCCCACCCGGTCACCTCCCACCTGGTCACCTCCCTCCCGGTCACCTCTCACCTGGTCACCTCCTACCTGGTCACCTCCCACCTGGTCCCTCCCACCTGGTCCCTCCCACCTGGTCACCTCCCTCCCGGTCACCTCTCACCTGGTCACCTCCCACCTGGTCACCTCCCACCTGGTCACCTCCCACCTGGTCCCTCCCACCAGGTCACCTCCCACCTGGTCACCTCCCACCTGGTCACCTCCCACCTGGTCCCTCCCACCTGGTCATCTCCCACCTGGTCCCTCCCACCTGGTCACCTCCCACCCGGTCACCTCCCACCTGGTCACCTTCCACCTGGTCACCTCCCACCTGGTCCCTCCCACCCGGTCACCTCCCACCTGGTCACCTCCCTCCCGGTCACCTCTCACCTGGTCACCTCCCACCTGGTCACCTCCCACCTGGTCACCTCCCACCCGGTCACCTCCCACCCGGTCATCTCCCACCTGGTCACCTCCCACCTGGTCACCTCCCACCTGGTCATCTCCCACCTGGTCACCTCCCACCCGGTCCCTCCCACCTGGTCCCTCCCACCTGGTCCCTCACCCTGTGTGGTAAGAGAACTTTATCCTGCTATCACTTGGCTAAGATAATAACCTCaacttccatctatccatctacctatctatctaTGTAGAAATCTATCCAACTATCTAAATATCTATTTAACTGTCCATCTatttttccatctatccatcagtGCCACTATCCATCCAGCTTTCTATATTTCCATATATCCATCTTCCAATCCTCCATTTTCCTTCTATCATCAATCAGATAGCATCTAtctgtccttctctctctcttctatcatTTTATCTATCCATCAATTCGATTtacctatccatctatctgtctatctatctaatccatcaatctatccaccAAACTACTCACCTTTATGTCTATCGATTTATCCACCTATTTATCAATCCATCTacttatccatctatccatccaccaaTCTATCCATCAGTTCATAAGTCATTCCAACGTATTTTCCGAGTGACCAGTGCAGTTGTTTCAGCTCtttttaataataaattttttgagagagagagagagagagagagagagagagagagagagagagagagagagagagagagagagagagagagagagggtaaagCGAGAGGGTAAAGCAAGGGTAGAAGGGATAGGGAGGAAAGAAAAGAGGTAGGGCGAAAATAAGGAGGAAGGGTGGTAccatgagtggggggggggagggggattgggGAAGAGTAGGTGAAGGATAAAATCGGAGAAGAGTGGGGCAAATGGGGAATAGATGAAAAGAATGGGAGGAGACTCGGATTCAGCCTGCCTaaggggggcctgacggctgagtggacaacgctctggATTTGTAGTCCTAATGCTCCgggtcgatccctggtggaggcaaaaacaaataggcagaatttctttcatcctgatgccccctgttcatctagcagtaaatagataccttcgagttagacagctgctacgggctgcttcctgagggtgagtaacaaaaaagaggcctagtcgaagaccgggccgaggggacgctaagccccgaaatcggctcaagataacctctcaagaagacAACCGGTtacccttttatatatatatatatataaatattatatatatatatacatatatatatacatatatatatatatatatatatatatatatatatatatatatatatatatatatatatatatatatgtcgtacctagtagccagaactcacttctcagcctactatgcaaggcccgatttgcctaataagcctagttttcatgaattaatgttttttcgactacctaacctacctaacctaacctaacctaacgttttcagctacctaacctaacctaacctataaagataggttaggtagggttggttaggttcggtcatatatctacgttaattttaactccaataaaaaaaaatgacctcatacataatgaaatgggtagctttatcatttcataagaaaaaaattaaagaaaatatattaattcagtaaaacttggcttattaggcaaatcgggccttgcatagtaggctgagaagtgagttctggctattaggtacgacatatatatatatatatatatatatatatatatatatatttaaatatacatacatatatatatatatatatatatatatatatatatatatatatatatatatatatatatatatatatatgtcgtacctagtagccagaacgcacttctcagcctactatgcaaggcccgatttgcctaataagccaagttttcatgaattaattgtttttcgactacctaacctaacctaactttttcggctacctaacctaacctaacatataaagataggttaggttaggttaggtagggttggttaggttcggtcatatatctacgttaattttaactccaataaaaaaaaattgacctcatacataatgaaatgggtagctttatcatttcataagaaaaaatttagagaaaatatattaattcaggaaaacttggcttgttaggcaaatctggccttgcatagcaggccaagtacgacgttctggctactaggtacaacattatatatatatatatataagtaattatcaaaagaaggcaccaaaccgggaaggctatgtagcaccatcgaatgtgcgaaataatcagagggcgctaaatatcaccaaggatgccaatacgagaacaaaaacgcataaggcgaacgatatcaaaagtatccgagtcaccaagaactcTATTGATGGACAAGTGACCGtgaggggcagtcggaaagcgagacacacgctcgtcctggaagtcaggacattcaagaaggacatgcacgaccgtaagagggacaatgcaattaggacaataaggagcagaccagcactccatcaagtgaccatgggttaagcgagtatggccaatatgcaacctcgccagagctgtttcccatcgccggttacggtggtaggaggacggtcacgaggaaacacaactttTAACAGTACATAGTTTGTTATCAGTAACAGACgaacaagaagcctgccaacgggtaatgatggaggaatggataaacgGGTAAAAGTCGGTATATGGAACACTATTACGAGagttgggacaagagcggacagcttccttggtggcagcatctgcacactcatttaaagacacaccaatatggctgggaacccaacaaaactcaaccgacttaaatttactgtgaacaagaaacagccaatgctggatctcgacaactactggatgaaccggattaaaggacccgagagccatgagggcactacgagagagcCCTCTTCTCGTTATCAGTCTCCCAGTGTGTCGTATGTGTCGTCTCCCAGCGTGTCGTCTCCCAGAGTGTCGTCTGAGTCGTCTCCCAGAGTGTCGTCTCCCAGAGTGTCGTCTGAGTCGTCTCCCAGAGTGTCGTCTCCCAGAGTGTCGTCTGAGTCGTCTCCCAGAGTGTCGTCTCCCAGAGTGTCGTCTCCCAGAGTGTCGTCTGAGTCGTCTCCCAGAGTGTCGTCTGAGTCGTCTCCCAGAGTGTCGTCTCCCAGAGTGTCGTCTGAGTCGTCTCCCAGAGTGTCGTCTGAGTCGTCTCCCAGAGTGTCGTCTGAGTCGTCTCCCAGAGTGTCGTCTGAGTCGTCTCCCAGAGTGTCGTCTGAGTCGTCTCCCAGAGTGTCGTCTGAGTCGTCTCCCAGAGTGTCGTCTGAGTCGTCTCCCAGAGTGTCGTCTGAGTCGTCTCCCAGAGTGTCGTCTGAGTCGTCTCCCAGAGTGTCGTCTGAGTCGTCTCCCAGAGTGTCGTCTGAGTCGTCTCCCAGAGTGTCGTCTGAGTCGTCTCCCAGAGTGTCGTCTGAGTCGTCTCCCAGAGTGTCGTCTGAGTCGTCTCCCAGAGTGTCGTCTGAGTCGTCTCCCAGAGTGTCGTCTGAGTCGTCTCCCAGAGTGTCGTCTGAGTCGTCTCCCAGAGTGTCGTCTGAGTCGTCTCCCAGAGTGTCGTCTGAGTCGTCTCCCAGAGTGTCGTCTGAGTCGTCTCCCAGAGTGTCGTCTGAGTCGTCTCCCAGAGTGTCGTCTGAGTCGTCTCCCAAGGTGTACGTGTGGAGGCACTTACCAGTGACGACGCTGGAGAGAGCGGGGAGAGAGTACTCAGCAGACAGGAAGTAGCGGGGAGAGAGTACTCAGCAGACAGGAAGTAGTGGGGAGAGAGTACTCAGCAGACAGGAAGTAGCGGGGAGAGAGTACTCAGCAGACAGGAAGTAGCGGGGAGAGAGTACTCAGCAGACAGGAAGTAGCGGGGAGAGAGTACTCAGCAGACAGGAAGTAGCGGGGAGAGAGTACTCAGCAGACAGGAAGTAGCGGGGAGAGAGTACTCAGCAGACAGGAAGTAGCGGGGAGAGAGTACTCAGCAGACAGGAAGTAGCGGGGAGAGAGTACTCAGCAGACAGGAAGTAGCGGGGAGAGAGTACTCAGCAGACAGGAAGTAGCGGGGAGAGAGTACTCAGCAGACAGGAAGTGTGAACATTGAAGCAAACGAGGTTATACTTCCATTAACCAGGTTGTTACAGGAGGACCTTTGtcaaaatgttaatgatccaacaTTCGCTGATAAGTGTCATTATTAACACGGATAATGATTCAATATTTGTTGACCGAAACATTGTTAGCTGTGGTATAATGGACTTGCAAGTGTTGACAAGACCATTACAAAACTTCATATATAAATGTAGGGTCATTAGCCGCACggattataataaatatattattagCAACAAAACAGATGGTAGAATTGGTAATTAACTCTGCATTAGCCTATTTATGTAAACACAAAAAATCCCATTGTTATTATATTGCGCGTAATTTTGTAAAGCTAAAAATAATTGCCTGCAAATTATTAATAATTGAAAATTATTTGGTAATCTACATTTGCTTCCAAATTGAGTCTATTATCACGTTTATCCGCAATATCCGTTTCAACATTAGTTTTGAAATCCTTCAGCTTATAGAATATTTCTCTTTGTGGAGTTGTAGAGCAGGTTGTCGGCCGTGACGACGCCCACTAGTCTACGTCCTCGCAATGTGGCCCCCATTAAGATGATTGGTAGAGAAACAGCGGCTCCACAAGTTTGCTCTCGAGTTCTGTCTGACACtgtctttccctcccccccccccccctcctctctctctctctctctctctctctctctctctctctctctctctctctctctctctctctctctcctatgcatatatcaatataaataaaaatggaaatgttcgtttgcgcATAACCGCTaattctccgaaagttcttcaccgattgctttgaaattttcacacaacgttgcattcgcatctgagcaagtttttatatacatattatatagatgtcacttctgtgaaagtaaaaaaaaaaaaaaaaaaaaatgctttttatgaaaaaactgtttttttttcatgtgagggaaattttcgaaacctctttaccgatttctttgaaattttgacactaagctgcattcgaattggcgtgtctttttatatatctactatatacatgcctcacctgtgacagaaaaaaacatgcgtttttggaaaaacaacaccatctgttggacgtaagagcaacacacgctgtaatctccgaaagttcttcaccgattgctttgaaattttgacacaacgttacattcgaataggcgcgtctttttatatacctactatatagatgccacccctgtgacaggtaaaaacatgcgtttttgaaacacagcgccatctgttgcacataatagcaacatgcacgctaaacTAAAAATTTCCcgaattgtgacgataatctctttcaagagagatttggcctgctctttccttcatcatgttacttcagtacagctACAACATCTATATACTACAATCAAGAGTAGTATATATTTAGTAGAATTCGTTTCTACAGGGGGTATAGGTACCCTActctcgctctccacctccccctcttCGCTGTCGCCACGCCACCCTCGTCGATCGCCCaactaccacttccagccagcatgCTTCTCATTGGTGAATCGGCAACTCCACttgacttcagcgccatctgcatagccgatgactaagcgtgcacgagcatttggatttagaatattctgtgttCTCAAGGCTGATACTTCTATGTGGTATACGCTGTGTATTAGTGGAGGTTTCAGCCAGccattattctcagcaccttttaaTTCATTTTTTTGTCTTGATCATTATAGAGTAACGTACccattgttttattttatattattttttgacgttgtaattttgtttaattcgcactgtacatagccaggggattatctttgttcatatatGTTTCAagtcaattaaagtttcattgttcatacgatttgttttgcatgttttttcccttttacttgaccacaggaggcaacagccacgcagtcaactttttttttctcttttttttttatatatgtgaTTGGctatatatatgtgatatattttttatatatgtgATGGAtatacaccagccattgggaggactgccgtaCACCTACatttttttccatcacatttaatggggggtcTTTCCGGgatagcctcactcaggtactgatactagaacatcaatttgtggtaagtgtacttggccttgatacagttgcttttcaatattttcataacttttaatatttatatggtgctgtttattttgtgcattccgaggataacatattgtgagtgttggataactgtggatta contains the following coding sequences:
- the LOC138372597 gene encoding MAP7 domain-containing protein 3-like is translated as MLDLDNYWMNRIKGPESHEGTTREPSSRYQSPSVSYVSSPSVSSPRVSSESSPRVSSPRVSSESSPRVSSPRVSSESSPRVSSPRVSSPRVSSESSPRVSSESSPRVSSPRVSSESSPRVSSESSPRVSSESSPRVSSESSPRVSSESSPRVSSESSPRVSSESSPRVSSESSPRVSSESSPRVSSESSPRVSSESSPRVSSESSPRVSSESSPRVSSESSPRVSSESSPRVSSESSPRVSSESSPRVSSESSPRVSSESSPRVSSESSPRVSSESSPRVSSESSPKVLSSFRSDPASEVGNLIRAKRIELQTLALEYQLDVPHGATKNRQALAAMKLKLELAKVERERQKEALQLANAEREQQKEALQIKEREAALKKEELEREAVLKKEEQQRKAAVKEREAS